The genomic region CGAGGCAGGGCGCAACGCGCTCGACGCCGTCGTCGCCGCGTACCTGGGGATCGCCGCCCTGCGTCACCACATCCCGCAGACCGACCGCGTCCACGGAGTCATCACGGAGGGCGGCGAGGCCGCGAACGTCGTGCCCGCGAGAGCCTCGCTGCGGCTGCTGATCCGGTCACCTGAGCTCGACTCACTGCTTGCGCTGGGCGAGCGGGTCCAGCGCATTTTCGAGAGTGCCGCGCTGACCACGGAGACCGAACTCGAAACGGTGTGGGACCGGATCCAGCCGTGTCTGCCGGTACGTGGCAACGACGCGCTCGCCACCCGCTTCGGAGCGCATCTTGCCGGCCGCGGGCGCACCCTTGGGCCGACGGGGGGAGCTCAGGTCTCGACCGACCTCGGCAACATCAGCCTGCGTGTCCCGGCGATCCACCCCACCCTTGCCATCGCCCCGCCGGAAGTCGCCCTGCACACCGCCGACTTCGCCGAGTACGCCGGCTCGGAGCCGGGCGACCGGGCGGTCGTCGACGGGGCAGTGGCCCTGGCCCTGACCGCGCTCGACTACCTCACCGATCCCGGGCTCCGGGAGCGCAGCCGCGCCGAGTTCGAGGCCGCCGGCGGCGTCGTGGACGTACCGGCACTGCTCACGCCCCCTGGTGGGCAGCCCGTACCAGCGGAAAGGGCCTGAATGAACCACGACGAGCGTGGGCTCGCGACAAGGCTGGTGCACGGCCGGGGAGCGAACCCGCTGGGAGCGGTCGCGACCCCGGTCTTCGACACCGCGTCCTTCGCCATGGCGGACATGGCCTCCCACGAGCGGACCGTGCGGGACCCGATGGTGCACGGCTACTACTCCCGGGTCCAGAACCCGACCGTCGCCGCTCTCGAAGAGACGCTGGCTTCGATCGACTCGGCGCCACGCGCCCTGGCCTTCTCCTCGGGGATGGCGGCGATCACCACGGCGCTGCTCGCGCTGGGTCGCCGGGGCGGCCACTTCATCGCGTCCGACCAGTTGTTCGTCAACAGCCGGGAGTGGCTGACGCACGACCTGCCGGACTTCGGATGCGAGGTGACGTTCGTCGACCTGACAGATCTGGCGGCGCTTGAGGCGGCATTCCGACCCGCCACCCGCGCGGTGTTCTTCGAGGAGTTCACCAACCCGCGGCTCGACGTCCTCGACATGGAGTCGATCGTCTCGATCACGCACGATCACGATGCCCTGGTGGTGGTGGACAACACCTTCGCCACCCCGGTGCTGTTCCGGCCGCTGGAGCTCGGCGCCGACCTCGTCATCCACAGCGCGACCAAGTACCTGGCCGGACACGGCCGGGTACTGGCCGGTACGTTGGCGGGCAGCGGGCCTGCCATGGACGCGGTTGCCTCCTTGCGCCGCAGACTCGGAACGATCATCACCCCGCACAATGCCGCTGCTGTCATCGAGGGGATCAGCACCCTCGAACTGCGAGTGGCCCGGGCGAGTGACACCGCACTGCGGCTCGCCGAACTCGCCGAAGCCCATGAAGCGACGAGCGTGGTCCATTACCCGGGGCTCCCGAGCGCACCGGCGTACGAGCTGGCCTGCCGACTCACGGGCGGGCGCCACTTCGGCGGGATGCTCTCCTTCGCGCTGCACGAGCCGGAGCGGAAGGCCGCGGTGTACGACGCGTTCACGCAGTTCGTCAGGGCCACCAGTTTCGGTGATGTCGTGAGCCTGGTGGACTCGGTCGACGACCCCGACGTCCTGCGCCTCTCCGCCGGTATCGAGAGCCCCGACGACCTGCTCTCCGACCTGTCGAAGGCGCTCGACGCCGCATCGTGACACGAGCCCCGAACTACCTGAAGAGGATGGTGCACCAAGTGAGCAGTCCGACGATCAGTCCGCCCGGAGTCACGGACGAGAACCACCTGCTGTACGAGGTGCGGAACAGGGTGCTCTGGCTGTCGACGGCCATGATCCACCATGCGAACCGGGTCCGCCCGAACGAGTCGGGCGTGAAGGTGGGCGGGCACCAGGCGTCATCGGCGTCGATGGTGTCGATCATGACGACGCTGTGGTTCCGGCATCTGCGTCCGGAGGACCGGGTGTCGGTCAAGCCGCATGCCTCGCCGGTGTTGCACGCGATCAACCACCTGTTGGGCGAGCTCGACTCCGCCTACCTGACCAGGTTGCGCGACTTCGGGGGACTGCAGAGCTACCCGAGCAGAACGAAGGACCCGGATCCCGTCGACTACTCGACCGGCTCGGTCGGCATCGGGGCCACGGCCCCGATCTGGGGCGCGCTCTCCCGCCGGTACGTGGACGGCCTGACCGGAGGGGCGGGTACCGGACGCCAGTACTCGCTGCTCGGTGACGCGGAACTGGACGAGGGCGCGGTGTGGGAGGCCGTGCTCGATCCGGCGGTCGCCGGACTCGGCGAGCTCGTATGGGTCGTCGACCTGAACCGCCAGTCGCTGGACCGGGTCGTGCCGGACATCGCGGCCGACAAGCTGCGGGGCATGTTCACCGCCGCCGGCTGGCAGGTGATCACCCTCAAGTACGGTCGGCTGCTCCAGGAACTCTTCACCCGCCCGGGTGGCGACGAACTGCGGCACCGCATCGACACGATGCCGAATCCCGAGTATCAGCGGCTTCTGCGCTGCGGAGCATCCGAGCTGCGGCAGCGGCTGCCCGGCACCGGGCCGGGCGGCGGGCAGATCGCCGACCTGGCAGCCCAGTTGGACGATGAGGCACTGCTCGCCGCGATCGCCGATCTGGCAGGTCACGACCTGGACGCGTTGGACGAGGCGTTCTCCACGATCGACGACTCCCGCCCGACGGTGATCTTCGCCTACACGATCAAGGGACATGGCCTGGCGACCAAGGGGCATCCGCAGAACCACTCGGCCCTGCTCACCGACGAGCAGCTGCGCGACATGGCCGCACGTGTCGGGGCCGATCCGGCCGATCCCTGGCGGCCCTTCCCCGACGGCAGCCCCGCACAAGCGCTGTGCCTGCGCACCGCGCGGCGCCTGCACCGGCAGGAAAGCCCTCGACTTGCCCCGCCGGACCTGCCGGTGGACATGGGCCGGACCCCGTCAGGGGTGGCGACGACGCAGGCCGCGATCGGGCGGGCCCTGCTCGACCTGGCCCGGGAAGCACCCGAAGCGGCCAGGCGAGTCGTCACGGTCAGCCCGGACGTCTCGTCGTCCACGAACCTGGGCGGCTGGGTGAACAAGGTCGGCGTGTGGTCGGCGACCGAACGCCCCAACTGGTTCGCCGACGACCGCGAGACCATCCTCCACTGGCGTGAAAGGCCCACAGGGCAACATATCGAGCTGGGCATCGCCGAGGTCAACCTGGTCGGTCTGCTCGGCGAACTGGGCGCCACCTGGAGCCGGTGGGGCCAGCCCCTCCTGCCCATCGGGGTGCTCTACGACCCGTTCGTGGAACGCGCCCTGGAACCCTGGTCGTACGGCATCTACGCGGGCGGGCAGTCGATCCTGATCGGCACCCCGTCCGGGGTCTCGCTCGCCCCCGAAGGAGGGGCGCACCAATCGATCAAGACACCGTCCATCGGCCTCGAACAACCCGGCTGCGTCAGCTACGAGCCGGCCTTCGTCCTCGACACGGAGTGGACCCTGCTGGCCGCCCTGGCGAACCTCGGTAGGCCCGACGGCTGCTCGGCCTATCTACGGACCTCCACCCGGCCGGTCGACCAGTCACTCGCCTCCATGCCCGCGGATCCCGCGGCCCGCGAGCGACGGCGTCGCCAGGTGGTGGCCGGCGCCTACCTGCTGCGCCGGACCGAGGCACCGGCCCTGAGCATCGCGGCCATGGGCGCCCTCGTGCCGGAAGCCCTGGCCGCCGCCGAGCGGTTGGAGCAGGCCGGCATCGCCGCGGACGTGATCTGCGTGACCAGCCCCGATCTGCTGTATCGGGCCGTCCGGGCACGGCAGGGTCATGAGGCGGCAGAGTCGTGGATCCTCGACCAGGTCTTCCCGGCGGATCGCGCCACACCGCTGGTCACCGTTCTGGACGGGCACCCACACACCCTCACGTTCTTGGCCACCGTCAACCGGGTGCCGACCACAGCGCTCGGCGTGACCCGGTTCGGGCAGTCCGGCTCCCTTGAGGACGTCTACCGCCACCATGGCGTCGACGCCGACAGCATCGTCCGCGCGGCGCTCGACCTCACTCGCTGAGACGGCTGACACCTGAAGATCCAGACCCATCCAGGACCAGCACACCTTCGCCTTCCACAGGGCCCAACGTTTTCGCTGGTCACAGCAGAAACGAGAACATGGCGTTGTCCCTCGGTCAGAGGCCTGCACTGGAGCTGGAACGCCAGGTCAGCGCACCAGTCCGCGCGGTTTGAGCGGCACGGGCGGGAGTTCAGGAGCAGCCAGCGGGGCCCCGTCGTAGCCCACGACCTCACCGAAGCGAGAGCCGGCCATCCACTCCGAACCACGGTCTCAAGACCGAAGTGCTCGTTGCCGAAGTACCGGTAGCGGACCAGGTCGATGCTGCACCGGTGCTCGCGTACAGCGTGCGCGTCGTAGCGGGTGGAATCGCCGGCGACACAGATCAGCCGCGGTGCGCTCACAGGGCCTGGGACGCGGCCGAGACTCCGAGCCGGTCGCGGACCAGGCCCCGGAAGGTGTCCTTGTGGGCCATGAGCCACGACATGTAGTACAGGCCATGGTCGATCACTCCGGCATCCGTACCCCGCTTGTACTCGACGATCGCCGGGGCGCCGTTCTCGTCGATCCCGAGCGAGTCGATCCGTCCGCCGTCGACGCAGTCGATCACGAACTCGCTCGCCAGGAAGCGCACCCCCAGCATCGTCTCCATGTGCGCCTCGATGAGGCTCTGTACATCGGCCTCGACGTCAGCAAGACGCGGCGTGACCTCGGCCACGCCGCATTTCGTCGTGAGGAACAGCTTCAGGCTCGACACCTTCCCCTCCTCGGCTAGGAGATCGACAACGTCGAGCGGGTGCAGATTTGTTTCCGCGCGGCCTCGGAGTCGTGAAGAAAGCGTGAGGGAGGGGCGCTCGCCCGCGCACTCTCTGCTGCCACGCACTGGACGGTGCGCGACCCAGCACGGGCGTTGCCATCCCATCCCAGCACGATCCCAGCGCGGTAGGGATGAACAGGGGTGATGACCGGTGACGAGGGCTCAGGTCTCCCACCACCATTCCAGCACGGGAAAAACTAGCCTCGCCGTTTCGGTTGGGCTGAGGCGGCGTCGCTGATCATCAACTGTTGGGTGGTCGAGGCTATTTCGTTGCCTGGGCATGGCGGAGTCCCGGCGCGCTGGTCGGGTTCTCCGGGGTCCTTCGGATCGTGGGTGAGCAGGGGACGGCTGGTCAGCCAGCTGGTCGGGGCAGCGCGGCGAGGCGGTGGAAGGCCGTGGCCAGTTCGTGTCTCCAGGGCCAGGTCGCCGAGATCCGCAGGCGGAGGCGGCGTCCGCCGCGTGTGAGGCGAGCGGCCACGTGCAGCAGCCGGTAGCGGAGTTTCTTGGGTTCGGCAGCGGCGAGTTCGCCGTCCAGCAGAAGGAAGCGGGCCCAGGAGAGGAGATCTATCGCCGCGAGACTGAGTTCGAGCCAGGTTGCGTTGACGTCGAAGTGGCGGGAGGGGAAGCGTCCGAAGCCGGTGCTCTTGCCGCACCGGATGTGGTCTTCGACAGTGGCGTGTCCTCGGTGGCGGACGTCCAGGAACTGCGCAGAGCCGACGCCGGCGTAAGGGGTATCGGTAAGGAATACCTGGTGCCGCAAGCCCTCGTCATGATCGAACAGGGACAGTTGGGCGCCGGGGTGCGGTCGTTCGCACCGCACGATGATGCGGGTGCCGGCCGGGTAGCCGGCAAGGTCGACCATGCCGGTCAGCTCGGCGACCTCGGCGCCGTCTCGCAGTGTCCCGTTCTGGTCCAGGGCCGGATGCCAGACCTGCTCAGGGAGGGTCCGGATCGCGCGGCGGACCGGCTCGGTGACCGCGTATCCGACCGAGAACCGCAGGTCCAGACCGTGTTCACGCAACGTCCGGATGTGGGCCAGGAAGGCTTTCGCGGATCCGGCGCTGTCGGCGCGGACCAGGATCTGGGTGCCATGCCGGTGAGCGTCGGGGATCTGCGCGAGGGCGTCCTCCAACACCGCGATGTGATCGGCGGCAGTGTCGGCCCCGGAGTTGCCGGGCCGCAGTCGGCCGGACACGGCCTCGCCGGTGTTCGCGAGGAAGCACAGCAGCGGATGGAAGCCGAAGCCGCCCTTGTAGGTGGGCGCGGCCTGTTCCTTTTCCGAGTGGCAGGTGATCAGCGTGGCGTCGAGGTCCAGGACCAGGCCGGGGAGTTCTCGTCCGCCGGCCCGGGCAGCGGGTATGCCCTCGCCGGTCTCGGCGGCCTGCAGCCAGGCGACTTCCCGGGCTGTGGCGCGGGCCGCTCGCAGCGAAGCGAGTACAGCCTCGTTGGTGTCGGCGAGCAACCGCCAGGCCGTGGGCGTGGAGGCGACCGGGCCGAACACCCCTGCCTGGTCCCGCAGCACGGCCAGATCCGCGATCGCCTCACCGCCGTCGGCGAGCATCACCGCGAGATCGGCGGCGGTCCGGCCCGGATCATGCCCGGTGCCGCGCGGTCGCAGCGGCCTGAGCGCAGTGGAGTACGCGGTGGTCAGACCGGTGGCCTCGGCGAGATCCGCCAGCAAACGTGCCCCGGCGTGCCCGATCACCCCCGAACCGTCAGCGGAGACCGTGAGCCTGGGACGGGAACCGATAACCTGCACGTAGAAAGTGCCTTCCGCTTGGACCGACAGAACCCCTCGACAAGGTTCATCGTCCCAGCTCAGAAGGCACTTTCGCGTTTCCGCCCCACGTCCGGCCTCAGCCCAACCGAAACTGCGAGGCTAAATGATGTCTCGTAACACAAGTGACTACCGTGCTCGTGGAGCGGACGCCGTCGTGACTACGGTGTCGCAAGGCTCAGGACTCGGCCACGGGCTTGCGTGCCAAGACGTAACCCTGCGGTGTCTTCTCGGCGAGGTCAGGCTGGCGCGTGATCGTGGCCCAGACTTCGAACCCAGCGTGTCGCAGCAGTTCGGCGATCTCGTCTGGTTGCTGCCGGTACCAGTCGACGCAGATGGCTTTGCCAAATGCCTCGGCGCGGTGACCCTGGTCGTCACCAACCTGGAAGACGAGCATCAACTGCCCACCGGGTGCGAGCACCCGGTGGAACTCGAAGAACACGTCCGATCGTCGCTCCCATGGGATGTGGATGATCGAGTAGTAAGCGAGCAACCCGCCGAGGGAAGCCTGCGGTAGACCCAGGGCCAGCATCGATCCCACCTCGAAGCGGACGTCCGGGTAGGTGCGGCGGGCCACGGCGATCATCTCGGGCGACAGATCGATACCGAACGCGTTCAGTCCCAAGCGGTGGAGTTCCGCTGTCACCTGACCGGGTCCACAACCCACATCGGCAACGGGACCGTTTCTGCCTGCCTGTGCCAGTTCAGCGAAGGCGGCCAGCAAGGCACGGTCGAGTGGCTTGGCGTCCAGGTCAGAGCCCACCTTTTCGGCGTACTCCGCGGCCATGACGTCATAGGAGGCTCTGGTCGCGGCGAGAAAGCGTTCGTCGAGCATGACCATGAAGACTAGGCGGCGCGGTGCCACCCTGCACCCTGGCTCGGGTGACGATCGCCAACGATGGTGAGGTGCAGGTGATCTCGGCATCCCGTTCGCAGTGGATTCATCCGTTCACCGGGCTGCAGCCCGTCCAGTTCCGCTGGCTGGTGCGCCTAGGTCGTTTCTGACGGCTCTTGAAACCGTCCCTGGACGGTTGCAGGCGAGCCTGACGAGACCGTCGGCGCCTCACGAGTCACCTCGCGCGGCGCCAACCGGCCGGATGATGTCCGACCAAGAGCCATCAGAAACGCCCTAGTCGCGGCCCGAGGCAGCAACGCCGTCGCCGATGGCCGGCCAGGTCGCCAGTGGGCATTGAACCTGTCAGATCGCGTGCTACTGGTGGTTGCCTACTGGCGCACCAACCTGACCGTGCGCCAGCTCGTTGTTCGGAGTGTCGCACTCTGCCGCGCACCGCGTCATCGACAGCATCAGCCCGCTGCTCACCTTGATCTCGATTCGAAGCCGCCGAACGGACCAGATTGCCATCGTCGACGGCACCTTAATCCCTACCCGGGACCGTCGACTCGCTACGCCGAGCAAGAACTACCGGTATTCCGTGAACCTGCAGGTCGCCATTGACGCCAACACCCGCCTTGTCGTCGCCCTGGGTGCCCCTCAGCCTGGCAACCGCAACGACACGATCGTCTACCGGAGTAGTGGCATCCACGACGCGCTCGCAGGTTGCACAGTGATGGCCGACGGCGGCTATCGGGGCAATGCCGAAGTGATCATCCCCTACCGCAAGCCCAGTGACGGTAGCTCCCTGCCAGAGTGGAAGGAACAATGCAACGTTCAACACCGCACCATACGTGCCCGTGTCGAACATGCCCTGGCCCGCATGAAGACCTACAAGATCCTTCGCGACTACAGACGCGCGGCAAGCACGCTCGGCGACGTTGTGCATGTGGGCGACGGCCTGGACGGCGTGATGGAGGCCGTCGCCGCGCTGCCGGCAGTCGCGGAGGATCTTGTAGTTCTTCAGGCGGCCGATGACATGTTCCACGCGGGCGCGGACCTTGCGGTGGGCGGCATTGTCGTCCTCCTCGCCCGGAAGTAGACCCCGTCCCGGGCGTTTTCGGTGCGGCACTGCCATGCCGCAGTTGAGGTAGGCGCCGTCGCCGAGCACCGTCACGCCCTCACAGTGTCGGCTCAGCCCGGACGCGCGCCAGGCGTGAGCGTCCGCCGTGGTGCCCGGCACCGGACGCGCTGCCGCGAGCACCAGCCGCGTGTCCGCGTCCACGATGACCTGCACGTTCGCCGAGAACCGGTAATTGCGGCTGGATGCGGCCACCGTCCGGTCGCGGAGCGGGATCAGCGTGCCGTCCACGATCCACATGCGTTCCGGGGCATCGGCCGGGCGGGAGGCGGGCTCGATCGCGAGCAGCGGCCCCAGCCGTTGGATGACCCGGCACACGGTGGAGGAGGAGACGCCGAACAGCGGGCCCAGCTGCCGCATCGTCAGATTGGTGCGGTAGTACACCGCGACCACCAGCACCCGCTCGGCCAGCGGCAGCGACCACGGCCGCCCCCGCAAGGTGCCGTTGCCTCCCCGCTCCCGCACCACCTTCAACAGGCGCGCAAACTGCGTCACTTGAAGTCCGGTGAACGTCTCCACCCACACCCGCTCGCTCGCACCTTCACCAAAGAACGGGAACGACTGCGGATTCGTGCCGGACGAAACAAGATCCGGGCCATTCCCGGACCAGGAAGCGATCCTGACCCCAGTTGAGGGAGTCTTCGCAGGTCAACGAGCTGCCAACCGCGTACCACCAGCAGACGAAGAATCTGTTCGTGCATGCCTCCAGGCGAGTCTGAAATGCCGGTCCGGCAGCTGCAGATCCTCAGCCGCCCAACCAACCGACCTTGCTCGGTTCATACAAACGCCACACCGCAGTGGGGCTGCTCGTCCGCTCCCCGAGGAGCTTGCCCGGGACCCGACTCAGCATAGGTCGCGACGCCGCCGAGTCAGGAGACGCCTCGCAAGCCGTGGAACAACCGGAACGTAGACCGATCTACCACTGACAGGCCGTCAGTAAAGTCAGCATTGGGTCAGCATTAGGCTGACTATGGTTGCCCACAGACGACCACACTCGGAAATCCTGGACGGCTCCAGAGAGACCGACAGAGGCCATGGTGCGGGGCCCCCGACCAGCGTGAAGGGGCGGGCAGGCAAGTCGCCGTTGCCGCGCAACCCCGCGACGGTTCCCCCGGATTTCCGCTGTTCAGCGCACCCTTCCCCGCGGTTTGAGTGGTACCGGCGGCAGTTCAGGAGCCGGCAGCGCTGCCCCGTCATACCCCTTCACCTCGCCGAACCGCACCCCGGTCATCCAGTCCGAACGGGCCTGCGCGATATCCTCCTGGGAGCGGCCGATGAAGTTCCACCACATGATCAGCTCCTCCTCGAACGGCTCGCCCCCGAGGAGCATGAGGCCCGCGTCCGACTCGGCGCGCAGGGGGAGTTCGGAGCGGCCGCAGCCGAGGTAGAGCATGGAGCCGGGCAGCAGCGGTACGCCGTCCACGTGAGCCTCGCCGGACATGGACAGCACGGCGTACTCGAAGTCGGGCTCCAGCGGAAGACGTACGTCGGCGCCCTGGGCCAGGGCCAGGTCGGCGCCGACGATCGGGGTGTACGTCGTCCCGGGCGAGGCGGCCCCGTCGACGCTGCCGAGGATGAGCGTGGCCTCGATGCCGGGCGCGGTGACGACGGGCAGTTCGGCGTGGTGTTCGAACAGCGGGTCGGTGTGGCGGCTTCCGTCGGGCAGCGCCACCCACAACTGGGCGCCGTGCAGGAAGCGGGCGTGTGACTTGGGGCTCTCCTCCGAGTGGCTGATGGCCCGGCCGGACGTCATCAGGCCCAGCTCACGCGGGCGGATGGTCTGGAGGCTGCCGGTGGAGTCGCGGTGCAGCACCTCGCCCGCATGGAGCCAGCTGACGGTCTGCAGGCCCATGTGCGGATGCGGCGGAACCTGCATGCCGGGCTCGTCGGCGATGTCGTCGGGACCGTAGTGATCGACGAAGCACCAGGCGCCCACCATGCGCCTGCCCAGGTTGGGCAGCAGACGGCGGACTTCGGTGGACTCGCCGAGCTTGACCCGGCGGGGACTGAGGAGTTCGCGCACCGGCTCCGCCACCACGAAACCCCGGCCGCCGCACAGAGCGGGAACTGCCTCGCGATCAAGATTGCTCATGGCCCACAACCTAGTCCCGCGAAGGACTTTCCGTCAGGCCATCCACCCGCCGGCCGGCGGGCACGGCGCCCGCTCCACCGATACAAGCCATGTACATAATAGCCATGTACTGTATCTCTCGTGAGCACGAACCCCGAGGGCGCGACGCCCGGCTTCCTGGTGTGGCGCCTGTCGATGAAATGGCGGGCCGCCGTGGACCGGGCGGTGGCGCCGCTCGGCCTCACCCACGCGCAGTACTCGCTGGTGGCGTCTCTGTACGGAATGCACCGGACCGGGCTCCGCCCCAGCCAGCGGCAACTCGCCGACCACACAGGACTCGAACCGCTGTACGTGTCGAAGCTCGCCCGCGCCCTGGAGGCCGCCGGCCTCGTCGAGCGCACCCGGGACCCCGCCGACCCCCGCGCGGTGCAGCTGACGCTCACCGATCAGGGCCGCGAGGTCACCCGCCGCGCGATCGGGATCGCGCACGGGCTGCTGGAACAGCTGCTGACGCCGCTCGGAGGCCTCGACGGCCCACGCACGAAGGCCTTCAGCCGCGAGCTGGCGACCCTGCTGGACGTACCACTTGATCCGCCGACCGAGAACGAGACGGAGCAGTCATGACCACCGCCACACCCATCACACCCACCGTCAACGGCCGCGTCATCGCCCTGGCCCACTACGCGGGACGCGCCGTCCTGGAGCGCGTTCTGGCGCGTACGGGCAACACGTTCTACCAGTCGGTGACCCTCAGGGTCGTCGCGATCGCGGACACCCCCATCGAGCGCGACAGGGTGGCGGCCGACGTGACCGGCTCGCTGAAGATCGAGGAGTCGGCGGTGCAGACCACCATCGACGAACTGGTGGCAGCGAAGCTGGTCGAAGAAGTCCCGTCGGACGCTTCCGGACTGCGGCTCACACCCGTCGGCCGGGAGCTGTACGAGCGGGTCACCTCCGAGACCAACAAGATCTCCGCCCGGATCTACGCGGACATTCCCGCCGGGGACCTGGCGACGGCAGGCCGCGTACTGACCCTCGTCACCGAGCGGGCGAACGCCGAACTGGCCCGGATA from Streptomyces sp. NBC_00878 harbors:
- a CDS encoding amidohydrolase yields the protein MAQDKRARQVTDRIEALAPQLVALSRKIHRLSELGFAEHRSVAALAELVRAHGSEASVGVHGMETSLQASAGNPDGPRIALLAEYDALPGVGHGCGHNVIAAAAAGAFLGLADVIGDTGGSVVLLGTPAEENGSGKEIMARAGAFDGIDAAIMLHPAHHDGIDFAALGLRSVEVTYHGIPAHASARPEAGRNALDAVVAAYLGIAALRHHIPQTDRVHGVITEGGEAANVVPARASLRLLIRSPELDSLLALGERVQRIFESAALTTETELETVWDRIQPCLPVRGNDALATRFGAHLAGRGRTLGPTGGAQVSTDLGNISLRVPAIHPTLAIAPPEVALHTADFAEYAGSEPGDRAVVDGAVALALTALDYLTDPGLRERSRAEFEAAGGVVDVPALLTPPGGQPVPAERA
- a CDS encoding PLP-dependent aspartate aminotransferase family protein — encoded protein: MNHDERGLATRLVHGRGANPLGAVATPVFDTASFAMADMASHERTVRDPMVHGYYSRVQNPTVAALEETLASIDSAPRALAFSSGMAAITTALLALGRRGGHFIASDQLFVNSREWLTHDLPDFGCEVTFVDLTDLAALEAAFRPATRAVFFEEFTNPRLDVLDMESIVSITHDHDALVVVDNTFATPVLFRPLELGADLVIHSATKYLAGHGRVLAGTLAGSGPAMDAVASLRRRLGTIITPHNAAAVIEGISTLELRVARASDTALRLAELAEAHEATSVVHYPGLPSAPAYELACRLTGGRHFGGMLSFALHEPERKAAVYDAFTQFVRATSFGDVVSLVDSVDDPDVLRLSAGIESPDDLLSDLSKALDAAS
- a CDS encoding pyruvate dehydrogenase produces the protein MIHHANRVRPNESGVKVGGHQASSASMVSIMTTLWFRHLRPEDRVSVKPHASPVLHAINHLLGELDSAYLTRLRDFGGLQSYPSRTKDPDPVDYSTGSVGIGATAPIWGALSRRYVDGLTGGAGTGRQYSLLGDAELDEGAVWEAVLDPAVAGLGELVWVVDLNRQSLDRVVPDIAADKLRGMFTAAGWQVITLKYGRLLQELFTRPGGDELRHRIDTMPNPEYQRLLRCGASELRQRLPGTGPGGGQIADLAAQLDDEALLAAIADLAGHDLDALDEAFSTIDDSRPTVIFAYTIKGHGLATKGHPQNHSALLTDEQLRDMAARVGADPADPWRPFPDGSPAQALCLRTARRLHRQESPRLAPPDLPVDMGRTPSGVATTQAAIGRALLDLAREAPEAARRVVTVSPDVSSSTNLGGWVNKVGVWSATERPNWFADDRETILHWRERPTGQHIELGIAEVNLVGLLGELGATWSRWGQPLLPIGVLYDPFVERALEPWSYGIYAGGQSILIGTPSGVSLAPEGGAHQSIKTPSIGLEQPGCVSYEPAFVLDTEWTLLAALANLGRPDGCSAYLRTSTRPVDQSLASMPADPAARERRRRQVVAGAYLLRRTEAPALSIAAMGALVPEALAAAERLEQAGIAADVICVTSPDLLYRAVRARQGHEAAESWILDQVFPADRATPLVTVLDGHPHTLTFLATVNRVPTTALGVTRFGQSGSLEDVYRHHGVDADSIVRAALDLTR
- a CDS encoding IS1380 family transposase; the protein is MSVQAEGTFYVQVIGSRPRLTVSADGSGVIGHAGARLLADLAEATGLTTAYSTALRPLRPRGTGHDPGRTAADLAVMLADGGEAIADLAVLRDQAGVFGPVASTPTAWRLLADTNEAVLASLRAARATAREVAWLQAAETGEGIPAARAGGRELPGLVLDLDATLITCHSEKEQAAPTYKGGFGFHPLLCFLANTGEAVSGRLRPGNSGADTAADHIAVLEDALAQIPDAHRHGTQILVRADSAGSAKAFLAHIRTLREHGLDLRFSVGYAVTEPVRRAIRTLPEQVWHPALDQNGTLRDGAEVAELTGMVDLAGYPAGTRIIVRCERPHPGAQLSLFDHDEGLRHQVFLTDTPYAGVGSAQFLDVRHRGHATVEDHIRCGKSTGFGRFPSRHFDVNATWLELSLAAIDLLSWARFLLLDGELAAAEPKKLRYRLLHVAARLTRGGRRLRLRISATWPWRHELATAFHRLAALPRPAG
- a CDS encoding class I SAM-dependent methyltransferase — protein: MLDERFLAATRASYDVMAAEYAEKVGSDLDAKPLDRALLAAFAELAQAGRNGPVADVGCGPGQVTAELHRLGLNAFGIDLSPEMIAVARRTYPDVRFEVGSMLALGLPQASLGGLLAYYSIIHIPWERRSDVFFEFHRVLAPGGQLMLVFQVGDDQGHRAEAFGKAICVDWYRQQPDEIAELLRHAGFEVWATITRQPDLAEKTPQGYVLARKPVAES
- a CDS encoding pirin family protein codes for the protein MSNLDREAVPALCGGRGFVVAEPVRELLSPRRVKLGESTEVRRLLPNLGRRMVGAWCFVDHYGPDDIADEPGMQVPPHPHMGLQTVSWLHAGEVLHRDSTGSLQTIRPRELGLMTSGRAISHSEESPKSHARFLHGAQLWVALPDGSRHTDPLFEHHAELPVVTAPGIEATLILGSVDGAASPGTTYTPIVGADLALAQGADVRLPLEPDFEYAVLSMSGEAHVDGVPLLPGSMLYLGCGRSELPLRAESDAGLMLLGGEPFEEELIMWWNFIGRSQEDIAQARSDWMTGVRFGEVKGYDGAALPAPELPPVPLKPRGRVR
- a CDS encoding MarR family winged helix-turn-helix transcriptional regulator translates to MSTNPEGATPGFLVWRLSMKWRAAVDRAVAPLGLTHAQYSLVASLYGMHRTGLRPSQRQLADHTGLEPLYVSKLARALEAAGLVERTRDPADPRAVQLTLTDQGREVTRRAIGIAHGLLEQLLTPLGGLDGPRTKAFSRELATLLDVPLDPPTENETEQS
- a CDS encoding MarR family winged helix-turn-helix transcriptional regulator, whose product is MTTATPITPTVNGRVIALAHYAGRAVLERVLARTGNTFYQSVTLRVVAIADTPIERDRVAADVTGSLKIEESAVQTTIDELVAAKLVEEVPSDASGLRLTPVGRELYERVTSETNKISARIYADIPAGDLATAGRVLTLVTERANAELARI